Proteins co-encoded in one Brassica oleracea var. oleracea cultivar TO1000 chromosome C4, BOL, whole genome shotgun sequence genomic window:
- the LOC106338840 gene encoding uncharacterized protein LOC106338840: protein MKTVAEEEFGFYGEIQFGLHPVYKTDQLVTVKVELENEEGFYCTSIYASNQVEERKVLWDDLIHHHESPSFKNKAWMVLGDFNEILEGDESSRFDNGGKMPSGMRDFQALILRCRLTDMAYQGPKYTWCNKREEGIICKKLDRVLLNEEALLRFSNAYSVFESGGCSDHMRCKVQLFPPQERIRRPFKFSKKLKNLKPLIREMGKDKLGNLSKRAKEAFDSLCTKQNLTLATPSEEAIKDEAEAYGKWLHIASLEEDFLKQKAKLHWLDIGDQNNKTYHRAITSRQAQNMIREIRCVNGDLVNSHLEIKQEAESFFSEFLNRIPENFQGTNEEELESLLDFRCSDEDCRLLEEEVTAEEVRKVLFAMPNNKSPGPDGYPAEFFNTTWSVLAQDFTIAVQSVFRFGFLPKGVNSTILALVPKKLDSLEMRDYRPIACCNVLYKVVSKIVANRLKRLLPQIITENQSAFVKGRLLMENVLLASELVKDYHKDTLTPRCVMKIDISKAFDSVQWTFLLKSLSALGFPKKFIHWIELCITSPSFSVQVNGDLAGYFQSSRGLRQGCSLSPYLFVLCMNVLSRKIDRAVAEGKFKFHPGCQSLSITHLCFADDLMVFVEGSKQSVQGALMVFEEFEVWSGLSISVEKSTIYMAGVSDVEKRSILSNFKFAIGELPMLKLRGVAKLFFKIEVGNGRHTSFWFDNWSGKGVLSDLLGVRGIIDMGVKKDATVEEAVLSVRRRRHRVGILNEIEEELRGIENNLYAGNSDTYLWKRDSGYNKEFSTQKTWDQLRIKKAVCIWAQGIWFPQVTPKYAFMAWLSVRDRLSTMDRVMKGSQGGDDVCVLCKNAPELRNHLFFECNLSAQVWEFIAKGLMGNSYTTDWLGIICIISDKTWEKKSLICIRYDFQAVLYALWRERNRDDDEIGGSDMAKEMEEMRLEIEVHADDDDERDESVASRDFGLLQRPITPFLEEVQLGRGGSSLRSFPFSF from the exons ATGAAGACAGTAGCGGAGGAAGAATTTGGTTTTTATGGAGAGATTCAGTTCGGATTACACCCCGTGTACAAGACTGATCAGTTGGTGACAGTTAAAGTGGAGTTGGAAAATGAGGAGGGGTTCTATTGTACTAGTATCTATGCTAGTAATCAAGTGGAAGAGAGGAAAGTGTTATGGGATGATCTTATTCATCATCATGAATCACCGAGCTTCAAAAACAAAGCTTGGATGGTTCTAGGTGATTTTAATGAGATTCTGGAAGGAGATGAGAGTTCGAGGTTTGATAATGGTGGAAAAATGCCTAGTGGAATGAGGGATTTTCAGGCACTGATTCTTCGATGTCGGCTCACAGATATGGCTTATCAGGGGCCTAAGTATACATGGTGCAATAAGAGGGAGGAAGGTATTATCTGCAAGAAGTTAGATAGAGTGTTGCTCAATGAAGAAGCTCTTCTCAGATTTAGCAATGCTTATTCAGTCTTCGAATCCGGTGGCTGTTCTGATCACATGAGGTGCAAAGTGCAGTTGTTTCCCCCTCAGGAGAGAATTAGAAGGCCTTTTAA GTTTTCGAAAAAACTGAAGAATTTGAAGCCGTTAATCAGAGAGATGGGTAAGGATAAGCTGGGGAATCTTTCAAAAAGAGCAAAAGAAGCTTTTGATTCTCTTTGCACAAAGCAGAATCTTACTTTAGCAACCCCGAGTGAGGAAGCAATAAAAGATGAAGCGGAAGCGTATGGTAAATGGCTGCATATAGCTAGTTTGGAGGAGGATTTCTTGAAGCAGAAAGCAAAGCTTCATTGGCTGGATATTGGTGACCAAAACAATAAGACTTACCATAGAGCTATTACATCAAGGCAAGCTCAGAATATGATACGAGAAATAAGATGTGTGAATGGGGACCTAGTAAATTCACATCTGGAGATTAAGCAGGAGGCAGAGAGTTTTTTCTCAGAATTTCTCAATCGTATTCCTGAGAACTTCCAAGGTACTAATGAGGAGGAGTTGGAGAGCTTACTTGATTTCAGATGCTCTGATGAAGATTGTCGTCTTTTGGAGGAGGAAGTTACTGCAGAGGAAGTTCGTAAAGTCCTATTTGCTATGCCAAATAATAAATCTCCTGGACCAGACGGGTATCCTGCGGAGTTCTTCAACACTACATGGTCTGTTCTAGCTCAAGATTTTACTATCGCGGTGCAGTCTGTATTCAGATTTGGGTTTCTTCCTAAGGGGGTAAATTCCACAATCTTAGCTTTAGTCCCAAAGAAGCTGGACTCGCTAGAGATGCGAGACTACAGGCCGATTGCATGCTGTAATGTCCTCTACAAGGTGGTCTCTAAGATTGTGGCAAATAGACTAAAGAGATTGCTTCCTCAGATCATCACAGAGAACCAGTCAGCGTTTGTTAAAGGTCGCTTGCTCATGGAGAATGTTCTTCTAGCATCGGAACTCGTCAAGGATTATCATAAGGATACACTTACCCCCAGGTGTGTTATGAAAATTGATATATCCAAAGCGTTTGATTCAGTGCAATGGACGTTTTTATTGAAGAGTCTGAGTGCCTTGGGTTTTCCTAAGAAGTTCATTCATTGGATAGAATTATGTATAACAAGTCCTTCGTTCTCGGTGCAAGTCAATGGTGACCTTGCGGGGTACTTTCAAAGCTCAAGAGGTCTACGGCAGGGTTGCTCTCTCTCGCCGTATCTGTTTGTATTGTGTATGAACGTATTATCAAGGAAAATTGATAGAGCAGTGGCTGAAGGAAAGTTCAAGTTTCACCCGGGTTGTCAATCTCTATCAATCACTCATCTATGCTTTGCAGATGATTTAATGGTTTTTGTTGAAGGCTCTAAGCAGTCTGTACAAGGCGCGTTAATGGTGTTTGAAGAGTTTGAGGTGTGGTCTGGATTGAGTATCAGTGTGGAGAAATCAACAATATACATGGCGGGGGTCTCGGATGTAGAAAAGAGAAGTATCTTGTCGAATTTCAAGTTTGCAATTGGAGAGCTCCCG ATGTTGAAGCTGAGAGGTGTGGCTAAGCTATTTTTTAAGATTGAAGTGGGTAATGGAAGACACACATCTTTTTGGTTCGACAATTGGTCTGGGAAAGGAGTTCTCTCTGATCTGCTGGGGGTTAGAGGTATCATTGATATGGGAGTGAAAAAGGATGCTACAGTGGAGGAGGCAGTGTTAAGTGTTCGAAGGAGAAGACACCGGGTAGGAATACTTAATGAGATTGAGGAGGAGCTTCGTGGTATTGAGAATAATCTGTATGCTGGAAATTCAGATACTTATCTCTGGAAAAGGGACTCGGGTTATAATAAGGAGTTTTCAACGCAGAAAACTTGGGATCAGTTGAGAATAAAAAAGGCGGTTTGTATTTGGGCACAAGGTATTTGGTTTCCGCAAGTGACTCCAAAATATGCTTTCATGGCGTGGCTGTCTGTGAGAGATAGGTTATCAACTATGGATAGAGTGATGAAAGGGAGTCAGGGGGGTGATGATGTCTGTGTTCTTTGCAAGAATGCGCCTGAATTGAGAAACCACTTATTTTTTGAATGTAACTTGTCTGCTCAAGTTTGGGAATTCATTGCTAAAGGGTTGATGGGAAATTCTTATACTACGGATTGGTTAGGGATTATATGCATTATTTCGGATAAGACATGGGAGAAGAAGAGTCTGATATGTATTAGATATGATTTTCAGGCAGTCTTATATGCTTTGTGGAGAGAAAGAAACAGG GATGATGATGAAATAGGAGGTTCAGACATGGCTAAGGAGATGGAAGAGATGCGGCTTGAGATCGAAGTTCATGCCGATGATGATGATGAGAGGGATGAATCCGTAGCGAGTCGCGACTTTGGCCTCCTTCAGAGACCAATTACTCCATTCCTTGAGGAGGTCCAACTTGGAAGAGGAGGAAGCTCCCTTCGATCCTTTCCCTTTTCCTTTTGA
- the LOC106338841 gene encoding uncharacterized protein LOC106338841 gives MEKRKIPVFCYWNGCIKDGPDGPFYQGSIPRVIRVESKTDLPTFLNDLRRVTGLIRLSLSKALSSRGANVDANLRDNSNGWTVDEESTEDRNCGDAAKGSHKKKQLILSSSWLDESELQIGMTFRDKEELDKAVKLYSVRRQREHHAYESSATFECKNGGCGWILKAAETKGTGFKITKYRGPHTCKPADVCSDFLAAELQGLIKAQPSLSVTELNKWVREEFGYTVSGDNMWEAKKKAITSILGDLDKSFSLLPKLMDALSSSNKMVMDWQYSISPDPKEASFHSVFWAFHQSIKGFPLIIVDTIELSSKHPGKLLVAAGFDAGNRLFPLAFAIVTQERLSAESWRWFFDCIRKKVTQREGLCLITSPDPDMVAALNEPECQWAKHRFCLRHLCLKFYEVFHSNLMTELVYKAGSSRYVSGFDCYLKKIEKMNPEAKEWLDQLPRQQWVLAYDDDGISELVKREDTYVKRVMTKLDEYMVASRAHDVLQLDQTGQQFQVTEGVKVGKKRFFVHLRDGVCACGVWQLCKYPCSHILAVCRKLNIDHLEYVNDYYSKEHSLEVYAADFSPLAGVSDWPEATNFPRLFPPGSRSDVRPMSQ, from the exons ATGGAGAAAAGAAAGATTCCCGTGTTCTGTTATTGGAACGGTTGTATAAAAGATGGCCCTGATGGTCCATTCTACCAAGGATCAATCCCCAGAGTGATCAGAGTTGAGAGCAAGACTGATTTACCCACATTCTTGAATGATCTGCGTCGAGTCACTGGGTTGATAAGGCTAA GCCTCTCTAAAGCGTTGTCGTCAAGGGGCGCTAATGTTGATGCCAATCTGAGAGATAACAGTAACGGGTGGACTGTAGATGAGGAGAGCACAGAAGACAGAAACTGTGGGGATGCAGCGAAAGGTTCACATAAGAAAAAGCAGTTGATTTTGTCTAGTTCATGGCTTGATGAAAGCGAGTTACAAATTGGGATGACTTTCAGAGATAAAGAAGAGTTGGATAAGGCAGTGAAGCTCTACTCTGTTAGAAGGCAACGAGAGCACCATGCATACGAATCTTCAGCTACTTTTGAGTGCAAGAATGGCGGCTGCGGATGGATTCTCAAGGCAGCTGAAACAAAAGGAACTGGCTTCAAGATAACTAAATACAGAGGTCCACACACTTGTAAGCCAGCAGATGTGTGCTCAGATTTTCTAGCAGCGGAGCTCCAAGGTCTAATAAAGGCTCAGCCTTCACTCTCAGTTACAGAGCTAAACAAGTGGGTGAGAGAAGAGTTTGGCTACACAGTCTCTGGTGATAATATGTGGGAAGCTAAAAAGAAAGCCATCACTTCAATCTTGGGAGATTTGGACAAGAGCTTTAGCCTACTTCCCAAGTTAATGGATGCTCTTTCCTCATCTAATAAGATGGTAATGGACTGGCAATATTCTATTTCTCCTGATCCCAAAGAAGCATCGTTTCATTCTGTATTTTGGGCGTTTCATCAGTCAATCAAAGGGTTTCCTCTGATCATTGTTGATACTATAGAGTTGAGCAGTAAACACCCTGGAAAACTGTTGGTAGCTGCAGGATTCGATGCCGGAAACAGGCTTTTCCCACTTGCGTTTGCGATTGTTACTCAAGAAAGATTGTCAGCAGAGTCTTGGCGTTGGTTCTTTGATTGCATCAGAAAGAAAGTAACGCAGAGGGAAGGACTTTGTTTAATAACAAGTCCTGATCCTGACATGGTTGCAGCTCTCAACGAACCTGAATGTCAATGGGCAAAACACCGGTTCTGTCTTAGGCATCTCTGCTTAAAGTTTTACGAAGTTTTCCATAGCAATCTCATGACAGAGCTTGTTTACAAGGCTGGATCATCAAGGTACGTATCAGGTTTCGATTGCTACTTGAAAAAAATCGAAAAGATGAATCCAGAGGCTAAAGAATGGTTAGATCAGTTACCTAGGCAGCAATGGGTTCTGGCTTATGATGATGATGGGATAAG CGAATTGGTGAAAAGAGAAGACACGTACGTTAAACGCGTCATGACAAAGCTTGACGAGTACATGGTAGCCTCTAGAGCACACGATGTGTTACAACTAGACCAAACCGGACAACAGTTTCAGGTGACTGAAGGGGTGAAAGTTGGAAAGAAGCGGTTTTTTGTTCATCTCAGGGATGGGGTTTGCGCGTGTGGTGTATGGCAGCTTTGCAAGTATCCGTGTTCTCACATCTTAGCTGTTTGCAGGAAGCTGAACATTGACCATTTGGAGTATGTTAATGACTACTACAGTAAAGAACATTCTCTTGAAGTTTATGCAGCTGACTTTAGTCCCCTTGCAGGAGTTTCTGATTGGCCGGAAGCTACTAATTTTCCAAGATTGTTTCCTCCGGGAAGTCGCTCTGATGTCCGGCCAATGAGTCAGTGA
- the LOC106340769 gene encoding cytochrome P450 705A20-like — MTAIILDFQKCFIFIFLCFFSLLCYTIFLRKPKDFPLPPSPPSLPIIGHLHILLSILIHRSLQKLSSKYGSILYLRIFSCPIVIVSSASVAYEIFRAHDVNISSRGFPPTEDSLFAGSFSFISAPNGDYWKFMRKVLVTNLLGPQALKRSQRIRADELDRFYNNLFEKAVNKETVEIFEEAFTLTNNSICKLIMGRCCPEEEGVMESVKGLATELDDLSKTIMLANLLPPWLQKLVLSLFKKDLKVILNSFNKLLEKILVEHEEKQGENTDLMDVLLAAYGDENASYKITRNHIKSFCVDLLFAGTTTPAIPIPWILAEIIKSPKTLERLRGELDSVVGTTRLIQEADLPNLPYLEAVVKEGLRLHPPEPLFERFSQEGCMVGGFYVPEKTSLMVNAYALMRDPNYWENPDEFKPERFLDTWKDERKEQALKYIPFGSGRRGCPGENLSHIFMGTAIGVMVQGFEWRFKEEKVNMEEAIVGLSLTMAHPLKLTPIARNPNPLILNLKSRCL; from the exons ATGACAGCAATCATCCTTGACTTTCAGAAATGCTTCATCTTTATCTTCCTATGCTTCTTCTCACTACTCTGTTACACTATCTTCTTGAGGAAGCCAAAGGACTTTCCTTTGCCTCCTAGCCCTCCTTCTCTACCCATCATCGGTCATCTTCACATTCTTCTCTCTATTCTAATCCATAGATCTTTACAGAAACTCTCCTCCAAGTATGGTTCTATTCTCTATCTCCGCATCTTCAGTTGCCCCATAGTCATTGTCTCCTCAGCATCAGTTGCTTATGAGATCTTTAGGGCACACGACGTTAACATCTCCTCTCGCGGATTCCCTCCGACCGAAGATTCCCTTTTCGCTGGTTCTTTCAGCTTCATCTCTGCTCCAAATGGAGATTACTGGAAGTTCATGCGGAAGGTTCTTGTCACCAACCTTCTAGGACCTCAGGCTCTCAAGCGGTCACAAAGAATTCGTGCTGATGAGCTAGACAGGTTTTACAATAACTTGTTCGAGAAGGCAGTGAATAAAGAGACCGTGGAGATCTTTGAGGAAGCGTTTACGCTCACTAACAACAGCATCTGCAAGTTGATCATGGGGAGGTGTTGTCCAGAGGAGGAAGGTGTGATGGAGAGTGTTAAGGGATTAGCTACTGAGTTAGATGATTTGTCGAAGACGATTATGCTGGCAAATCTATTGCCCCCATGGTTACAGAAGCTTGTTCTCTCACTGTTTAAAAAGGATTTGAAGGTTATTTTAAACAGCTTCAATAAGCTGCTCGAAAAGATTCTTGTGGAACACGAAGAGAAGCAGGGAGAGAATACGGACTTGATGGATGTGTTGTTGGCAGCTTATGGAGACGAAAATGCCTCGTATAAGATCACTAGGAACCATATCAAGTCGTTTTGTGTG GATCTTTTATTTGCAGGCACTACCACCCCGGCGATACCAATACCTTGGATATTGGCAGAGATCATCAAAAGCCCCAAGACTCTTGAGAGACTGAGAGGGGAACTCGATTCCGTGGTGGGGACAACAAGGTTGATTCAAGAAGCAGATTTACCAAACCTCCCTTATTTGGAAGCAGTGGTCAAGGAAGGGCTAAGACTGCACCCGCCGGAGCCTCTCTTCGAGAGATTCTCCCAAGAAGGGTGTATGGTAGGAGGGTTCTATGTACCAGAGAAAACATCTCTAATGGTTAATGCTTATGCTCTGATGAGAGATCCAAATTACTGGGAAAATCCTGATGAGTTTAAGCCAGAGAGGTTTCTAGATACATGGAAAGATGAGAGAAAAGAGCAAGCACTTAAGTACATTCCTTTTGGTAGTGGAAGAAGAGGTTGTCCTGGAGAAAATCTATCTCATATCTTTATGGGAACTGCAATAGGGGTGATGGTGCAGGGATTTGAATGGAGATTCAAAGAAGAGAAAGTTAACATGGAAGAGGCTATTGTAGGACTGTCCTTGACTATGGCTCATCCTCTTAAGCTCACTCCTATTGCTCGAAACCCAAACCCTCTAATTCTGAATCTAAAGAGTCGCTGTTTATGA